The following proteins come from a genomic window of Lolium rigidum isolate FL_2022 chromosome 5, APGP_CSIRO_Lrig_0.1, whole genome shotgun sequence:
- the LOC124655187 gene encoding probable cinnamyl alcohol dehydrogenase 8D, with protein sequence MAEGLPALGWAARDVSGHLSPYSFSRSVPKDDDVTIKVLFCGICHTDLHIIKNDWGNALYPIVPGHEIVGVVTSVGSGVSNFKAGDTVGVGYFLDSCRTCYSCSKGYENFCPTLTLTSNGVDGGGATTQGGFSDVLVVNKDYVIRVPDGLPLAGAAPLLCAGVTVYSPMVEYGLNAPGKHLGVVGLGGLGHVAVKFGKAFGMTVTVISSSDRKRDEALGRLGADAFLVSSDPDQMKAAAGTMDGIIDTVSAGHPIVPLLDLLKPMGQMVVVGAPSKPLELPAFAIIGGGKRLAGSGTGSVAHCQAMLDFAGKHGITADVEVVKMDYVNTAIERLEKNDVRYRFVIDVAGSHLQGGAA encoded by the exons ATGGCGGAAGGCTTGCCTGCGCTCGGTTGGGCTGCGAGGGACGTCTCCGGTCACCTCTCTCCCTACAGCTTCTCAAGAAG CGTTCCCAAGGACGACGATGTGACGATCAAGGTGCTCTTCTGCGGGATCTGCCATACCGACCTCCATATCATCAAGAACGACTGGGGCAACGCCCTCTACCCCATCGTCCCAGG GCATGAGATCGTGGGCGTCGTCACCAGCGTCGGCAGCGGCGTCAGCAACTTCAAGGCCGGCGACACGGTGGGCGTGGGCTACTTCCTCGACTCCTGCCGCACCTGCTACAGCTGCAGCAAGGGGTACGAGAACTTCTGCCCCACCCTGACGCTCACCTCCAacggcgtcgacggcggcggcgccaccacccaGGGCGGATTCTCCGACGTCCTCGTCGTCAACAAGGACTACGTCATCCGCGTCCCGGACGGCCTCCCCCTCGCCGGCGCGGCACCTCTCCTCTGCGCCGGCGTCACCGTGTACAGCCCCATGGTGGAGTACGGCCTCAACGCTCCCGGGAAGCACCTCGGCGTCGTCGGCCTCGGCGGCCTCGGCCACGTCGCCGTCAAGTTCGGCAAGGCCTTCGGGATGACCGTCACCGTCATCAGCTCCTCCGACAGGAAGCGCGACGAGGCGCTCGGCCGCCTCGGCGCCGACGCCTTCCTCGTCAGCAGCGACCCCGACCAGATGAAGGCCGCGGCGGGCACCATGGACGGCATCATCGACACGGTGTCCGCGGGCCACCCGATCGTGCCGCTGCTCGACCTGCTCAAGCCCATGGggcagatggtggtggtgggcgCGCCCAGCAAGCCGCTCGAGCTCCCGGCCTTCGCCATCATCGGCGGCGGCAAGCGCCTGGCCGGCAGCGGCACGGGAAGCGTCGCACACTGCCAGGCCATGCTCGACTTCGCCGGGAAGCACGGCATCACCGCCGACGTCGAGGTCGTCAAGATGGACTACGTCAACACCGCCATCGAGCGGCTAGAGAAGAACGACGTCAGGTATCGCTTCGTCATCGACGTCGCCGGCAGCCACCTGCAGGGCGGCGCCGCTTAA